Proteins encoded by one window of Candidatus Angelobacter sp.:
- the kdpC gene encoding potassium-transporting ATPase subunit KdpC gives MRNTLWIALRFTLVTAVLLGIVYPLAVTGIAQLTMRNKANGQLIAPNSDVIGSALIGQNFASPRYFHGRPSAAGNGYDAANSGGSNLAQSNAALVDRIRGAIAEYQKQNPGREVPIELVTTSASGLDPDISPAAALYQVHTVATARLLPESTVRAAVEKHIQGRTFGMLGEARVNVLELNLDLDRRAQPLAQR, from the coding sequence ATGCGAAACACCCTCTGGATTGCGTTGCGCTTTACGCTGGTGACGGCGGTCCTGCTTGGAATCGTCTACCCGCTTGCGGTCACCGGGATCGCGCAGTTGACCATGCGCAACAAGGCGAATGGGCAACTGATTGCGCCCAACAGCGACGTGATTGGCTCCGCGCTCATTGGCCAGAACTTCGCCAGCCCACGATACTTTCACGGCAGGCCATCGGCGGCCGGCAATGGATACGACGCGGCAAACTCCGGCGGATCAAACCTCGCGCAGTCGAATGCTGCGCTTGTGGATCGCATCCGCGGTGCGATTGCGGAGTACCAGAAACAGAACCCCGGGCGCGAAGTGCCGATCGAGCTTGTAACGACGTCCGCCTCCGGACTCGATCCCGACATCTCGCCGGCCGCCGCGCTTTACCAGGTGCATACGGTTGCCACCGCCCGCCTTTTGCCGGAGAGCACGGTCCGGGCAGCGGTAGAAAAGCACATCCAGGGGCGGACTTTCGGAATGCTCGGCGAAGCGAGAGTCAATGTGCTCGAGTTGAATCTCGATCTCGACCGGAGGGCGCAGCCGCTCGCGCAACGTTGA